From Paracoccus suum, the proteins below share one genomic window:
- a CDS encoding CaiB/BaiF CoA transferase family protein, which yields MATLPLDGLTVIAIEQAVAAPFATSRLADAGARVIKVERPEGDFARGYDDVAKGQASYFVWLNRGKESLALDLTRAEHKQRLEGLLAGADVLVQNLKPGALARLGFGFERLAADFPRLIVCSISGYGETGPMADRKAYDLLIQAESGLCSITGGPNEPSRVGVSLVDIATGATAHAAILEALIRRGITGQGANIQVSMFDVMADWLTVPLLNHEGGKSPRRLGLAHPSISPYGVFTCKDGSQILMSIQSDREFAKLAKVFLGDAQLACDPRFATNVARVANRTETDAIVAGAFARLTEAEATALLIAADVAFASVNDMAALSSHAQLRRITVDTPNGPVSYPAPGAVFAGETREYGPVPALAAVEG from the coding sequence ATGGCCACGCTGCCCCTGGATGGGCTGACTGTCATTGCCATCGAGCAGGCCGTGGCCGCGCCCTTTGCCACGTCGCGCCTTGCCGATGCCGGCGCCCGGGTCATCAAGGTCGAGCGGCCCGAAGGCGATTTCGCGCGCGGTTATGACGATGTCGCCAAGGGTCAGGCCAGCTACTTCGTGTGGCTGAACCGCGGCAAGGAATCGCTGGCGCTCGACTTGACGCGCGCCGAGCACAAGCAGCGGCTGGAGGGCCTGCTGGCGGGCGCCGACGTCCTAGTCCAGAACCTCAAGCCGGGTGCGCTCGCGCGGCTGGGCTTTGGCTTCGAGCGGCTCGCGGCCGACTTTCCGCGACTGATCGTCTGCTCGATCTCGGGTTATGGCGAGACAGGGCCGATGGCGGATCGCAAGGCCTATGACCTGCTCATCCAGGCAGAATCGGGGCTGTGCTCGATCACCGGTGGCCCGAACGAGCCGTCGCGGGTGGGGGTCTCGCTGGTCGATATCGCAACCGGGGCGACCGCGCATGCTGCGATCCTCGAGGCGCTCATCCGGCGCGGGATCACAGGGCAGGGGGCCAACATCCAGGTGTCGATGTTCGACGTCATGGCCGACTGGCTGACGGTTCCGCTGCTGAACCACGAGGGGGGTAAATCGCCCCGCAGGCTCGGCCTCGCGCATCCTTCGATCTCGCCCTACGGGGTGTTCACCTGCAAGGATGGAAGCCAGATCCTGATGTCGATTCAAAGCGATCGTGAGTTCGCCAAGCTGGCGAAGGTGTTTCTCGGCGATGCCCAACTGGCCTGCGATCCGCGATTTGCGACCAATGTGGCGCGCGTCGCCAACCGGACCGAGACCGACGCCATCGTGGCAGGGGCCTTTGCCCGGCTGACCGAGGCTGAGGCAACAGCGCTGCTGATCGCAGCCGACGTGGCCTTCGCCTCGGTGAACGACATGGCGGCCCTGTCGTCGCATGCCCAGTTGCGCCGCATCACCGTGGACACGCCCAACGGCCCGGTCAGCTACCCCGCGCCGGGTGCAGTCTTTGCGGGTGAGACGCGGGAATACGGCCCGGTCCCGGCCCTGGCGGCGGTCGAGGGATGA